Proteins encoded together in one Coffea arabica cultivar ET-39 chromosome 2c, Coffea Arabica ET-39 HiFi, whole genome shotgun sequence window:
- the LOC113725751 gene encoding malate dehydrogenase [NADP], chloroplastic-like: MAVAELTGTPSLYTTRTTHHRYQYYSSQLSYVSTRLSNYRRISLRPHYPRTNQNARTRCSVKEAEAPVALQTEDPKKKPECYGVFCLTYDLKAEDEIKSWKKLVNVAVSGAAGMISNHLLFKLASGEVFGPDQPIALKLLGSERSLQALEGVAMELEDSLYPLLREVSIGIDPYEVFQDAEWALLIGAKPRGPGMERADLLDINGQIFAEQGKALNAVASRNVKVVVVGNPCNTNALICMKNAPDIPAKNFHALTRLDENRAKCQLALKAGVFYDKVSNVTIWGNHSTTQVPDFLNARINGLPVKEVIKDIKWLEQEFTEKVQKRGGVLIQKWGRSSAASTAVSIVDAIKSLITPTPEGDWFSSGVYTNGNPYGVAENIVFSMPCRSNGDGDYELVKDVNFDDFLHSRIKKSEAEVLAEKRCVAHLTGEGIAVCDLPEDTMLPGEM; this comes from the exons ATGGCTGTGGCAGAGTTAACTGGTACTCCATCTTTGTATACTACCAGAACAACCCATCATCGTTATCAATACTATTCTTCACAGCTTTCCTACGTTTCCACTCGCCTTTCCAATTACCGGAGAATTTCTTTAAGGCCTCATTACCCCAGAACCAACCAGAATGCTAGAACACGTTGCTCTGTCAA GGAAGCTGAAGCACCAGTTGCTTTGCAGACTGAAGATCCCAAGAAGAAACCCGAATGCTATGGAGTCTTCTGCCTTACTTACGATCTCAAGGCT GAAGATGAGATAAAATCTTGGAAGAAACTGGTTAATGTTGCTGTTTCAGGTGCCGCTGGGATGATTTCTAATCATCTTCTTTTCAAA CTTGCATCTGGTGAGGTTTTTGGGCCTGATCAACCTATTGCATTAAAACTATTGGGGTCTGAACGGTCGTTGCAAGCTCTTGAAG GAGTTGCTATGGAACTTGAAGACTCTTTATATCCTCTATTAAGAGAAGTCAGTATAGGAATAGATCCTTATGAAGTGTTCCAAGATGCTGAATGGGCACTTCTGATTGGGGCAAAGCCTCGGGGCCCTGGAATGGAACGGGCAGACTTGCTGGACATAAATGGTCAGATTTTTGCTGAGCAG GGAAAAGCTCTCAATGCTGTTGCATCGCGTAACGTCAAAGTGGTAGTAGTGGGAAACCCTTGTAATACGAA TGCTTTGATCTGTATGAAAAATGCCCCAGACATTCCAGCAAAAAATTTTCATGCCTTGACTAGATTGGATGAAAACAGAGCAAAATGCCAG CTTGCTCTAAAGGCAGGAGTATTCTATGACAAAGTCTCAAATGTAACCATCTGGGGCAACCACTCAACGACTCAG GTTCCTGACTTTTTAAATGCTAGAATTAATGGTCTACCAGTCAAAGAGGTCATAAAAGACATCAAGTGGTTAGAGCAGGAGTTCACTGAGAAGGTTCAAAAG agaGGTGGTGTCCTTATTCAGAAGTGGGGGAGATCTTCAGCTGCATCAACTGCTGTGTCAATAGTTGATGCTATCAAATCTCTCATAACCCCTACTCCTGAGGGTGATTGGTTCTCTTCTGGA GTGTATACCAATGGAAACCCTTATGGTGTAGCGGAGAATATTGTCTTCAGCATGCCATGCAGATCAAAT GGTGATGGTGATTATGAACTTGTGAAGGATGtgaattttgatgattttcttcATAGCCGAATTAAGAAG AGTGAAGCTGAGGTGCTTGCAGAGAAGAGATGTGTGGCGCATCTTACAGGAGAG GGTATTGCTGTATGTGATTTACCCGAAGATACAATGCTTCCTGGAGAAATGTGA
- the LOC113725752 gene encoding NAC domain-containing protein 78-like encodes MFSKTSTSLAPGFRFHPTDEELVRYYLRRKLCGKPFRLDAISEIDIYKAEPWELPGKSRLKTRDLEWYFFSVLDKKYGNGSRTNRATEEGYWKTTGKDRPVRHKSQVVGMKKTLVYHSGRAPKGQRTNWVMHEYRLIDEELEKAGIVQDAFVLCRVFQKSGSGPKNGEQYGAPFVEEEWEEDELEMVPKEEAAEEVEVGDDSYWDGIDLDQILGTEIPPDNDHMSLNVVAGENVASVEENTDSSNDPQKLLVSNLPLEFYSGENVRGGEETTGSNNDSQNHLVGAGEYNCVPEQSDDQNSYNLPVHYDLHQKAVKREYIGEPSNALDAENVNYLLDEPYMDALDNLQFDDGAFLETNDLSNPIAADASAFGMLEEYLNFYDADGEIPPYMNHDLPEMMGINETLVSGQASILPKESEEKAQSAEESSEKLLGRGDVASSSKEEPTKEYFQYPFIKQASRMLGSIPAPPAFASDFPSEDATLLLDPSSSSTAHVTAGMIQIGNIGPGSHGMDWLFGKHGRYNVVLSFGLSRGDDNSTTLESVVSIRPGKAAASGMSRGWFCFIFFWVLVLSVGFKIGTCICAR; translated from the exons ATGTTTTCGAAAACGTCGACGTCTCTAGCGCCGGGTTTCAGATTTCACCCGACGGACGAGGAATTGGTCCGATACTATTTAAGGCGAAAGCTTTGTGGGAAGCCTTTCCGGCTTGATGCAATCTCAGAGATCGATATTTACAAGGCCGAGCCTTGGGAACTTCCag GTAAATCAAGGCTGAAGACAAGAGATTTGGAGTGGTATTTTTTTAGTGTACTTGATAAGAAATATGGCAATGGATCACGAACTAATCGAGCGACAGAAGAAGGTTACTGGAAGACAACTGGCAAGGACAGGCCTGTCCGCCACAAGTCGCAGGTTGTGGGGATGAAGAAGACCTTGGTGTATCACAGTGGTCGTGCCCCTAAGGGTCAGAGGACTAACTGGGTCATGCACGAGTACAGACTTATTGATGAAGAGTTGGAGAAGGCTGGAATTGTCCAG GATGCATTTGTTTTGTGTAGAGTTTTTCAGAAGAGTGGCTCTGGGCCAAAGAATGGAGAACAATATGGTGCGCCCTTTGTTGAGGAGGAATGGGAAGAAGATGAACTGGAAATGGTTCCCAAGGAGGAGGCTGCAGAAGAGGTGGAAGTTGGTGATGATTCTTATTGGGATGGAATTGACCTTGATCAG ATTCTTGGAACTGAAATTCCGCCTGATAATGATCACATGTCGTTGAATGTTGTTGCTGGTGAGAATGTCGCTTCTGTTGAGGAAAATACGGATTCAAGCAATGATCCTCAGAAGTTATTGGTTAGCAACCTTCCTTTGGAATTCTATTCTGGGGAGAATGTAAGGGGCGGTGAGGAAACTACAGGTTCTAACAATGATTCTCAGAACCACCTGGTTGGTGCTGGTGAATACAATTGTGTGCCAGAGCAGTCTGATGACCAGAACTCATAtaatttgcctgttcactatgACTTGCATCAAAAAGCAGTCAAGCGTGAATACATTGGCGAACCAAGCAATGCACTGGATGCTGAAAATGTAAATTATTTGCTTGATGAACCTTATATGGATGCTTTGGATAATCTTCAATTTGATGATGGAGCATTCCTTGAAACTAATGACTTGTCAAATCCGATTGCTGCTGATGCTTCTGCTTTTGGCATGCTGGAAGAGTATCTCAATTTCTATGATGCCGATGGTGAAATCCCACCATATATGAATCATGATCTTCCAGAGATGATGGGGATTAATGAGACCCTTGTTTCTGGACAAGCATCCATTCTTCCAAAG GAATCGGAAGAAAAAGCTCAATCTGCTGAAGAGTCAAGTGAAAAGCTTTTAGGCCGTGGTGATGTTGCATCTTCTTCAAAGGAAGAGCCAACTAAAGAAT aTTTTCAATATCCATTCATCAAGCAGGCAAGTCGTATGTTGGGCAGCATTCCCGCGCCTCCTGCATTTGCTTCAGACTTCCCTTCAGAGGATGCGACTCTTCTTCTGGATCCCTCATCTTCCAGTACAGCTCACGTTACTGCTGGCATGATTCAAATAGGGAATATTGGTCCGGGCAGCCATGGAATGGACTGGCTGTTTGGAAAGCACGGGAGGTACAATGTTGTCCTTTCTTTCGGCCTATCAAGGGGCGATGATAACTCTACTACCTTGGAATCGGTTGTTAGCATACGTCCAGGGAAGGCTGCTGCCTCTGGGATGTCCAGGGGTTGGTTCTGCTTTATATTCTTTTGGGTCCTTGTTCTCTCTGTGGGCTTCAAAATTGGGACCTGCATTTGCGCCAGGTAA